From Alteromonas australica, one genomic window encodes:
- the mutT gene encoding 8-oxo-dGTP diphosphatase MutT, which produces MKQVHVAVGVVTRGSDIFITRRPDHAHQGGKWEFPGGKVESDETVTQALARELAEEIGITVGESQPLTVIEHDYGDKRVKLDVHTVELFDGEPYGKEGQEAKWVAIGALNASDFPAANVAIIDALK; this is translated from the coding sequence ATGAAGCAAGTGCATGTTGCCGTGGGCGTTGTTACGCGCGGCAGCGATATCTTTATTACTCGTAGGCCAGACCATGCTCACCAAGGTGGGAAATGGGAATTTCCAGGCGGAAAGGTTGAGAGTGACGAAACCGTCACTCAGGCGCTGGCCAGAGAGCTTGCAGAAGAGATAGGCATTACCGTGGGTGAAAGTCAGCCATTAACCGTTATCGAGCACGATTACGGCGATAAACGGGTAAAGCTTGACGTTCATACGGTTGAGTTGTTCGACGGCGAGCCTTATGGCAAAGAAGGGCAGGAAGCCAAATGGGTAGCAATAGGTGCGCTAAATGCGTCTGACTTTCCCGCTGCGAACGTTGCCATTATCGACGCGTTAAAGTAA